One Acetobacterium sp. KB-1 DNA segment encodes these proteins:
- a CDS encoding transketolase family protein, whose product MTVKQRNPRDVFGEVLLELGRENESILAVSCDSGAGSGMNPFKQALPHQYLEVGINEQNAIGVCAGLAEGGSIPVVSAIAPFISMRAFEQVRNDLGYANMNVKVIGSSSGLSHSALGSTHQAIEDLALMRVIPNMVVLNPGDGYEVEMSLREAVKHRGPVYIRMPRHPMAEPLEVSQRNFKLGKGEVLMNTGDEIVIAVSGTLTVDGLMTGKILDEMGYGVKVLNFTTVKPLDTELLYDAYKDAKYLFTLEEHSQIGGFGSAVMEVLGPVKQGNSIHIVGITDGSINTGPYRELLDAYGLTWEKVVDRILNVIQK is encoded by the coding sequence ATGACAGTTAAACAGCGAAATCCACGGGATGTATTTGGGGAAGTATTGTTAGAACTGGGTAGAGAGAATGAGAGTATTCTGGCGGTGTCTTGTGATTCAGGAGCAGGATCGGGTATGAACCCCTTCAAGCAGGCGTTGCCACATCAATATTTAGAGGTCGGGATCAACGAACAGAATGCCATTGGTGTTTGTGCCGGGTTAGCTGAAGGTGGTTCTATTCCGGTTGTCTCAGCGATTGCACCGTTCATCTCAATGCGTGCTTTTGAGCAGGTTCGTAACGATTTAGGTTATGCTAATATGAATGTAAAAGTAATCGGTTCCAGCAGCGGCTTGTCACATTCAGCACTGGGATCAACCCATCAGGCGATTGAAGATTTGGCACTGATGCGCGTCATACCGAACATGGTGGTCTTAAATCCCGGTGACGGATATGAAGTCGAAATGTCATTACGGGAAGCAGTTAAACACAGGGGGCCCGTTTATATCAGAATGCCGCGCCACCCGATGGCAGAACCGTTAGAAGTGTCGCAACGCAATTTCAAATTGGGAAAAGGCGAAGTGTTAATGAATACTGGAGATGAGATTGTGATCGCAGTTTCGGGAACATTGACGGTTGATGGTCTAATGACGGGAAAAATCTTGGATGAAATGGGATATGGCGTAAAAGTTCTGAATTTTACAACGGTAAAACCATTGGATACTGAGCTCCTATATGACGCATATAAAGACGCAAAATATTTATTTACATTAGAAGAGCATTCGCAAATCGGCGGTTTTGGCAGTGCTGTAATGGAAGTATTGGGTCCAGTTAAACAGGGTAATTCGATTCATATTGTTGGTATTACCGATGGCTCCATTAATACCGGCCCCTACCGCGAATTACTGGATGCCTACGGTCTTACCTGGGAAAAGGTCGTAGACCGGATTTTAAATGTGATTCAAAAATAA
- a CDS encoding thiamine pyrophosphate-dependent dehydrogenase E1 component subunit alpha, translating into MKDSKCIEELKKEFDAYAEMYSPEGLDRDEQIRMYSIMWLMRKFEEAVKPLWMANKVHGYYHPYITEEAIATAIITQLKKEDYVGSTHRGHGHLIAKGGNINKMMAELFGKEEGYNKGRGGSMHISDMSIGMLGASGIVGAAVAPAVGSALKSWIKGTDDVTVVFFGDGGANAGSVSESMNMAAAWKLPVIFVCENNQWAIATDYARITGEPDLYKRGTGFGIPSYRCDGYNIYQIWETAKAAIERARAGEGPTFIECKTMRMLGHHATDDSWYRDMTVCDKYWEIEPIKRMGEFMVKNKLATPEELEAIEAEAMKKVEASIEYADTQCHEPSPDTFYDYIYTDGEVIK; encoded by the coding sequence ATGAAAGATTCCAAATGTATTGAAGAACTCAAAAAAGAATTTGATGCTTATGCAGAAATGTATAGTCCAGAAGGACTGGATCGCGACGAGCAAATCAGAATGTATAGTATCATGTGGCTCATGCGTAAGTTTGAGGAAGCAGTGAAGCCACTTTGGATGGCGAATAAGGTTCACGGATACTATCATCCTTATATTACTGAGGAAGCGATAGCTACCGCTATTATTACGCAATTGAAAAAAGAAGACTATGTTGGTTCTACCCATCGTGGCCACGGTCATTTAATTGCTAAAGGTGGCAATATCAATAAGATGATGGCTGAATTGTTTGGCAAAGAAGAAGGTTATAACAAGGGTCGTGGTGGTTCAATGCACATCAGCGATATGAGCATTGGGATGCTTGGTGCCAGTGGTATTGTTGGAGCGGCAGTAGCACCAGCAGTTGGCAGCGCGTTAAAAAGTTGGATCAAAGGAACAGATGATGTAACCGTTGTGTTCTTTGGCGATGGCGGTGCCAATGCCGGTTCCGTTTCGGAATCGATGAACATGGCCGCGGCCTGGAAACTCCCGGTGATTTTTGTCTGCGAAAACAACCAATGGGCAATTGCTACCGATTATGCCCGGATAACCGGTGAACCTGATCTTTACAAACGGGGCACAGGCTTTGGCATACCCAGCTATCGCTGTGATGGTTATAATATTTATCAAATCTGGGAAACCGCAAAAGCCGCCATTGAGCGTGCCCGCGCGGGCGAAGGACCGACCTTTATTGAATGTAAAACGATGCGAATGTTGGGACATCATGCAACTGATGATAGCTGGTACCGTGATATGACAGTATGTGATAAATACTGGGAAATTGAACCGATTAAACGAATGGGCGAATTTATGGTAAAAAACAAGCTTGCCACACCGGAAGAACTGGAAGCGATTGAAGCAGAAGCAATGAAAAAGGTCGAGGCGTCCATCGAATACGCAGATACGCAATGCCATGAACCCTCTCCTGATACTTTCTATGATTACATTTACACTGATGGCGAAGTTATCAAGTAG
- a CDS encoding class II fructose-bisphosphate aldolase translates to MSYVNMEAILGDARKNHYAVGAFNIVNYLTAKAAVEAAEELGQPIIIQTSVKTVKAFGIKEMMSFLKPIAENATVNVAIHLDHSTDVEFTKACIDGGWSSVMYDGSQLTLEENIKNTKEIVTYAKNKKVTVEGELGAIVGVEDDIVVIAGNSAHARPEDCHIFLKETGIDAFAPAVGTAHGVYTGEINIDYDLFDEINQFSSCPLVLHGGTGLTDEMFHKLIALGASKVNISTAIKIAYCQGMVTYTKMNPDQNDPLKLDAFTKEGLKKVVKQHIQFFSLRD, encoded by the coding sequence ATGAGTTATGTGAATATGGAAGCAATTCTTGGCGACGCAAGAAAGAATCATTATGCAGTTGGGGCGTTTAATATCGTTAATTACCTTACTGCGAAGGCGGCAGTTGAAGCGGCTGAGGAACTTGGACAACCGATTATCATTCAAACATCGGTAAAAACGGTAAAAGCTTTTGGGATCAAAGAAATGATGAGTTTTTTAAAACCAATCGCTGAGAATGCAACGGTGAACGTGGCGATCCATCTGGATCATTCGACAGATGTTGAATTTACAAAAGCCTGCATTGATGGCGGCTGGTCATCGGTGATGTATGACGGTTCGCAGTTGACTTTGGAAGAAAATATTAAAAACACCAAAGAAATTGTAACATATGCAAAAAATAAAAAGGTGACAGTTGAAGGTGAATTGGGTGCTATTGTCGGCGTTGAAGATGATATTGTGGTAATAGCCGGAAATTCTGCCCATGCGCGGCCGGAAGATTGCCATATTTTTTTAAAAGAAACCGGAATCGATGCTTTCGCGCCAGCCGTGGGAACGGCTCACGGCGTCTACACCGGTGAAATCAATATCGATTATGATCTATTTGATGAAATCAATCAATTCTCATCCTGCCCATTGGTGCTTCATGGCGGTACCGGATTAACCGATGAAATGTTTCATAAACTGATTGCGTTAGGGGCTTCAAAGGTTAATATTTCAACGGCAATTAAAATTGCATATTGTCAGGGGATGGTAACCTACACAAAAATGAATCCTGACCAGAATGATCCGCTTAAACTGGATGCCTTTACCAAAGAAGGATTGAAAAAAGTAGTGAAGCAACACATCCAATTCTTTAGTCTGAGGGACTAA
- a CDS encoding transaldolase family protein: MKTVSCTLNTLLNDDVSLIDDQKSDVNRVLDFDLPLGEYDFLKKHVKKIGVTKEFSKVISTFRTPENETPEGFRVEYRLESNGILRADLIRDISYDKNGKKRPTNVLFSADSANPYEVKPISKMIANLTCNPGIIYDLFINNPKANIGNQYKTRDEVMEEIGRILGPGADISVELNDPFGKSDTELLEEAEKFREMLSEYRVVIKVPHTGPITNVNVSELLSGNKKLGKSFTDVTTEGAFRGHNLALMLKEHGFRVNFTLMFEPYQTALALQAKPYFVNSFIRHRLMQSESMALNLKQFNATGDLKFIKNIQNMFLEKDYLNMDQTQMDLLMVKKMAEDMLKYRHFDDPEGSDGLDSVRHNLRLFKNTNLDDTRLIICSMEGELNYPDIDKLLVEKEFEDLVHRVVVTAEPKYLARFTSCNQVVSYQRRFMNAANGQK; the protein is encoded by the coding sequence ATGAAGACTGTCAGTTGTACCTTGAATACCTTATTGAATGATGATGTTTCACTAATTGATGATCAAAAGAGCGATGTTAATCGCGTCCTTGATTTTGATTTGCCTTTAGGAGAATATGATTTTTTAAAGAAACATGTAAAAAAAATTGGCGTAACCAAGGAATTCAGTAAAGTTATTTCGACATTTAGAACGCCGGAAAATGAGACCCCCGAGGGATTTCGGGTAGAATATCGGCTGGAATCTAATGGGATCTTGAGAGCTGATTTGATCCGCGATATTTCTTATGATAAAAATGGCAAAAAACGACCAACCAATGTACTTTTTTCAGCTGATTCTGCCAACCCATACGAGGTAAAACCGATCAGTAAAATGATTGCTAATCTAACGTGTAATCCTGGTATTATCTACGATTTGTTTATCAACAACCCGAAGGCTAATATTGGTAATCAATACAAAACACGGGATGAAGTAATGGAGGAAATCGGGCGGATCTTGGGACCGGGAGCAGACATCAGTGTTGAACTCAATGATCCGTTTGGTAAGTCGGATACTGAGCTTCTGGAAGAAGCCGAGAAATTCAGGGAAATGCTTTCCGAATATCGAGTGGTTATAAAAGTTCCACACACTGGACCGATCACAAATGTAAACGTTTCAGAACTTCTTTCGGGAAATAAAAAGCTTGGCAAATCATTCACGGATGTGACAACGGAAGGCGCTTTCCGAGGTCATAATCTGGCATTGATGCTCAAAGAACATGGTTTTAGGGTGAACTTTACGTTGATGTTTGAACCCTATCAGACGGCGCTAGCGTTACAGGCAAAACCATATTTCGTAAACAGCTTCATTCGGCATCGCTTAATGCAATCAGAAAGCATGGCGCTGAATTTAAAGCAATTTAACGCAACGGGTGATCTGAAATTTATAAAAAATATCCAGAATATGTTTTTAGAAAAAGATTATCTGAATATGGATCAGACTCAAATGGACTTGCTGATGGTTAAGAAAATGGCTGAAGACATGTTAAAATATCGTCACTTTGATGATCCTGAAGGCTCAGATGGATTAGATAGTGTGCGACATAATTTAAGACTTTTTAAAAACACGAATTTGGATGACACAAGACTCATTATCTGTAGTATGGAAGGTGAATTAAATTATCCGGACATTGACAAATTGTTGGTTGAAAAAGAATTTGAAGACCTTGTTCACCGCGTTGTTGTTACGGCGGAGCCAAAATACCTGGCAAGGTTTACTTCCTGCAATCAAGTTGTATCGTATCAACGTCGATTTATGAATGCCGCTAATGGACAAAAATAA
- a CDS encoding alpha-ketoacid dehydrogenase subunit beta: MSIITLRESITQALREEMALDENVFIMGCDVGLRGNPFGITKGLMNEYGEKRVIDTPISEAAFTGLGVGAAIAGMRPLVEILYADWITLPMDNIVNTAAKTCYMFGGQANVPIVIRAPFGVGGGVAAQHSQNNENWFVHVPGLKVITPSTPYDMKGMLKSAIRDNGPVICFEHKRNYSVKGEVPDGEYLVPIGKAAIRKTGTDCTIVAYSYMTYVAEEAAKELEKDGISCEVIDLRSLLPLDYDTVMESIKKTSRVVVVTEAPLRGSIAGEIVGEIIDRGFDLLDAPPQRLGSKNSPVAYNEGLEAMCTPKKEDIIAAVRKTFE, encoded by the coding sequence ATGTCAATCATTACACTTAGAGAATCTATTACTCAGGCATTAAGGGAAGAAATGGCCCTGGATGAAAACGTATTTATCATGGGTTGCGATGTAGGACTGCGCGGAAATCCATTTGGTATAACAAAAGGTCTAATGAATGAATACGGCGAAAAACGGGTCATCGATACCCCTATTTCAGAAGCCGCATTCACGGGTCTTGGTGTTGGCGCGGCGATTGCCGGGATGCGTCCGTTAGTTGAAATATTATATGCCGACTGGATCACGCTGCCAATGGATAACATTGTCAACACGGCGGCAAAAACATGTTATATGTTCGGCGGACAGGCAAACGTGCCGATTGTTATCCGGGCGCCTTTTGGTGTCGGTGGTGGCGTCGCTGCTCAGCATTCACAGAACAACGAAAACTGGTTTGTCCATGTACCGGGCTTAAAGGTCATAACGCCGTCTACCCCCTACGATATGAAAGGGATGCTTAAATCGGCCATTCGTGATAACGGACCGGTTATCTGCTTTGAACATAAACGTAATTATTCAGTAAAAGGTGAAGTTCCAGATGGTGAATATCTGGTTCCAATCGGAAAAGCAGCGATTCGCAAAACGGGAACCGACTGCACGATTGTGGCATATTCCTATATGACCTATGTGGCAGAAGAAGCAGCTAAAGAATTAGAAAAAGATGGAATCAGTTGTGAAGTCATCGATTTGCGATCGCTGTTGCCGTTGGATTATGATACCGTGATGGAATCGATCAAGAAGACAAGTCGTGTTGTTGTTGTGACCGAAGCACCACTTCGCGGATCTATTGCTGGCGAAATTGTCGGTGAAATCATTGACCGTGGTTTTGATTTATTGGATGCACCACCTCAGCGTCTTGGCAGCAAGAACTCTCCAGTAGCATACAATGAAGGTCTGGAAGCGATGTGCACACCTAAAAAAGAAGATATTATCGCAGCAGTACGGAAAACATTTGAATAA
- a CDS encoding lipoate--protein ligase yields the protein MLFYYSESTDPYFNLALEEHIFSNVLLREPFFMLWQNDNTIVIGRNQNAVREINIDFIREKNTKVARRNTGGGTVYHDLGNLNYSFIQNCKNGKTVDFSQFALPIIRALDHFGVKAQCNDRNDLVIAGCKFSGTAQTVKNGRALHHGTLLFNSDLDFLRQALMVNEDKIEAKGVKSVSSHITNIVDHLPQPITMEQFRNCLMTSIIKKNNPFPFRLTKKDFEAIKQLQEKKYSTWDWNYGKSPRYEVQKTRNFQCGCLTVSMRVLQQGIIDSVSITGEFSGTQSICQLEKFLKGKILKESELLEVLSYTRVNDFISGITAGELARILVY from the coding sequence ATGCTCTTTTATTATAGTGAATCGACAGATCCATATTTTAACCTGGCATTGGAAGAACATATCTTTTCCAACGTTTTATTGCGAGAGCCGTTTTTCATGCTATGGCAAAATGACAACACCATTGTAATTGGACGTAATCAGAACGCCGTCAGAGAAATCAATATCGATTTTATCAGGGAAAAAAATACCAAGGTGGCGCGGCGTAATACCGGCGGTGGTACGGTTTATCATGATTTGGGAAATTTAAACTATTCGTTTATTCAGAACTGCAAAAATGGTAAAACGGTTGACTTTTCGCAGTTTGCCCTTCCGATCATTCGTGCCCTTGATCATTTTGGGGTCAAAGCGCAGTGCAATGATCGCAACGACCTGGTCATTGCGGGATGTAAATTTTCAGGCACGGCTCAGACAGTCAAAAATGGCCGGGCATTACACCATGGAACACTGCTATTTAATTCAGATTTAGATTTTTTACGGCAAGCACTGATGGTCAATGAGGACAAAATTGAAGCTAAAGGTGTTAAGTCAGTGAGCAGCCACATTACCAATATCGTTGATCATTTACCTCAACCAATCACTATGGAGCAATTTCGTAATTGTTTGATGACCAGTATTATAAAAAAGAATAACCCATTTCCGTTTCGTTTGACCAAGAAAGATTTTGAAGCGATCAAGCAACTGCAGGAAAAAAAATATTCGACATGGGATTGGAATTATGGTAAGTCGCCACGCTATGAAGTGCAGAAAACTCGAAATTTCCAATGTGGGTGCCTGACAGTCTCGATGCGGGTTTTACAGCAGGGAATCATCGATTCGGTTTCCATTACCGGTGAATTCTCAGGAACGCAGAGCATCTGCCAATTGGAAAAATTTTTAAAAGGAAAGATACTAAAAGAATCAGAATTATTGGAAGTCCTCAGCTACACTAGAGTAAACGACTTCATTTCAGGTATAACAGCTGGAGAATTAGCGAGAATTTTAGTGTATTAA
- the lpdA gene encoding dihydrolipoyl dehydrogenase: MMNKFDLIVIGGGPGGYVAAIYAAQHGLHTALVEKADLGGVCLNWGCIPTKALVQNAEILRTVKEANKYGISLNTNEIKADYSVAQKRSREVSGKLTMGIKSLMKKNNVTVIPGEGSLITGTRVKVMPTGEIFETKNIILATGARAFKIPQFDYSNPNIMTSREALELSEVKPGERFVVVGAGAIGMEFASIWASYGAAVTVVEMLPRALPNEDADVSKEIQRAFKKRDIKVKVDSKVVSVAAEGNGFNLVIEKKGKTESIPCDKILVSAGVRANVENIGLEAAGVKLTERGLVQVDDHLLTTCPTIYAIGDMTGKLALAHVASTQALAAVHAILGKPVKQFNYSNMPRCTYTYPEVASVGLTEEQAKEAGYDVKVGTFPLAANGKSVAMNETTGFVKIVADKKYGEILGTHLVGAHVTELISAATAYIDLEFTAAEIAQVVHPHPSVSEAMMEAAHAVVGQAIHI, from the coding sequence ATGATGAATAAATTTGATCTAATTGTTATCGGCGGCGGTCCGGGGGGATATGTGGCAGCAATTTATGCTGCCCAGCATGGCCTTCACACCGCACTCGTTGAAAAAGCCGATCTGGGAGGGGTTTGTTTAAATTGGGGCTGTATACCGACAAAAGCACTGGTTCAAAACGCCGAAATCCTCCGAACGGTAAAAGAAGCCAATAAATATGGAATCAGTCTGAATACCAATGAAATAAAAGCTGATTATTCAGTGGCTCAGAAACGCAGTCGCGAAGTGAGTGGCAAACTGACCATGGGCATTAAAAGTTTGATGAAAAAAAATAACGTGACGGTGATACCGGGTGAAGGAAGTTTAATTACTGGAACCAGGGTGAAAGTGATGCCGACTGGTGAAATTTTCGAAACAAAAAATATCATTCTTGCTACCGGAGCTCGCGCCTTTAAAATTCCCCAATTTGATTACAGTAATCCTAACATTATGACCTCGCGAGAAGCCCTTGAATTGAGCGAAGTCAAACCGGGAGAGCGATTTGTGGTCGTCGGAGCGGGGGCGATCGGTATGGAATTTGCCAGTATCTGGGCCAGTTATGGGGCTGCGGTAACCGTTGTTGAAATGCTGCCTCGAGCTTTGCCAAACGAAGATGCCGATGTTTCAAAAGAAATTCAAAGAGCATTCAAAAAACGTGACATAAAAGTAAAAGTTGATAGTAAAGTTGTTTCTGTAGCTGCTGAAGGAAATGGTTTCAACCTTGTTATTGAGAAAAAAGGAAAAACCGAGTCAATCCCATGTGATAAAATTCTTGTTTCGGCTGGGGTTCGGGCAAATGTTGAGAATATTGGCCTGGAAGCAGCAGGCGTGAAACTGACCGAGCGGGGATTAGTACAGGTAGATGATCATTTACTGACAACCTGTCCGACCATTTACGCCATTGGCGATATGACTGGAAAACTGGCCCTGGCTCATGTTGCGTCAACTCAGGCATTGGCGGCTGTTCACGCAATTCTGGGGAAACCAGTTAAGCAATTTAATTATTCAAATATGCCAAGATGTACCTATACTTATCCCGAAGTAGCCAGTGTTGGATTAACCGAAGAACAGGCCAAAGAAGCAGGCTATGATGTCAAGGTGGGAACATTCCCGTTGGCAGCAAATGGGAAATCCGTAGCAATGAATGAAACAACGGGTTTTGTAAAGATTGTTGCCGACAAAAAATATGGTGAGATACTGGGAACCCATCTTGTCGGAGCCCACGTGACGGAATTAATCAGTGCCGCGACTGCTTATATTGATCTTGAATTTACCGCAGCAGAGATTGCCCAGGTTGTCCATCCCCACCCATCGGTATCAGAAGCGATGATGGAAGCAGCGCATGCGGTAGTGGGACAGGCTATTCATATTTAA
- a CDS encoding dihydrolipoamide acetyltransferase family protein has product MAKLMNMPKIGVNMTDGTVTEWYVNEGDEVKFGEMALAAETDKDVQDIPADQTGTVLKIIAQVGDNVECHKPLAIVGAPGENIDSLLAEISGGGAVAAPIETVDIAPVQSAEVTETASTDRVPVSPLAKKMAKDLGINLAKVKYTGIRVTKSDILAYENEPEVISESPTIAIPAVAATTVVPATGIRKITPYDGMRRKIGNRLTESVVTKPWAALTVAVDMSKAIEWRKRVNEIADIKVGFNEMVAKACSRALQEYPLMNTQLAADGTEIYEMEDINIGVAVNTDRGLMVPVLKNVAAKGVVELAKEFAGLVSRTKEQANSQGDLSGGTFTISNLGARGISSFRAVINPPECGILALAATIKSAVVIDDEIVIRPMMNITLSFDHRIVDGDYAAQFVSYIGKLLEDPMKILM; this is encoded by the coding sequence ATGGCAAAATTAATGAATATGCCAAAGATCGGCGTTAACATGACTGACGGTACGGTCACGGAATGGTATGTAAACGAGGGTGACGAAGTTAAATTTGGTGAAATGGCTTTGGCTGCAGAAACAGATAAAGACGTTCAGGACATTCCGGCCGACCAGACGGGCACCGTTTTAAAAATTATTGCCCAAGTGGGCGATAACGTCGAATGCCATAAACCACTGGCAATTGTCGGTGCTCCCGGTGAAAATATTGATAGTCTACTCGCTGAAATTAGTGGCGGCGGAGCTGTGGCAGCACCAATAGAAACGGTGGATATTGCACCAGTTCAATCAGCTGAGGTGACAGAAACAGCCTCAACAGACCGGGTTCCGGTTTCACCATTAGCTAAAAAAATGGCCAAAGATTTGGGGATCAATCTGGCTAAAGTTAAATATACGGGGATCCGCGTCACAAAGTCTGATATTCTTGCTTACGAAAATGAACCAGAAGTAATTTCAGAGTCGCCAACAATTGCCATACCAGCCGTAGCGGCAACAACGGTTGTGCCGGCAACTGGAATCAGAAAAATAACTCCTTATGACGGCATGCGCCGAAAAATTGGTAATCGGCTGACTGAAAGTGTGGTAACAAAACCATGGGCAGCTCTCACGGTGGCAGTTGATATGAGCAAAGCCATTGAGTGGCGCAAACGGGTGAATGAAATCGCCGATATCAAGGTCGGTTTCAATGAGATGGTGGCCAAAGCCTGTTCCCGGGCTTTACAGGAATACCCCTTGATGAACACGCAGCTGGCCGCTGATGGCACGGAAATTTACGAAATGGAAGATATCAACATTGGCGTTGCGGTTAACACCGATCGAGGCTTGATGGTGCCGGTTCTTAAAAATGTTGCCGCTAAAGGGGTGGTTGAACTGGCAAAAGAATTTGCCGGCCTGGTTAGCCGTACCAAAGAACAAGCGAATAGTCAAGGGGACTTGTCGGGGGGAACGTTTACGATCAGTAATCTTGGTGCTCGTGGAATTTCAAGTTTTCGGGCAGTGATTAACCCGCCTGAATGTGGGATTCTGGCGTTAGCAGCAACGATTAAGTCAGCCGTTGTCATTGATGATGAAATCGTCATCCGTCCAATGATGAATATTACTTTGAGTTTTGATCACCGTATTGTTGATGGGGATTATGCCGCACAGTTTGTATCCTATATCGGAAAACTGTTAGAAGACCCGATGAAAATCTTAATGTAG
- a CDS encoding transketolase, producing MQIETIERKAFDIRKHIVNTVINNGDGHAGPSLSCTDILATLYFDIMDVKVDEPKWSGRDRFVLSAGHKCLALYGTLIEKGFEKADVLETYNQLGSKVPGHPDMKKFNGVDFSSGALGHGLPIGAGMALNAKLKGEKNRVFVLMGDGEQGEGSNWEAAMFASHHGLDNLVGIIDRNGLQINGSTRDVLDTRDLREKYSAFGWSVKVIDGHNIEELSNTFQAIPFQKGKPSMVITNTIKSKGMPFAEGNVKYHHWNPGKNAQESKDALDALERYANDKGWIK from the coding sequence ATGCAAATAGAAACCATCGAAAGAAAAGCATTTGATATTCGGAAACACATTGTTAACACGGTAATTAATAATGGTGATGGTCATGCTGGCCCATCATTGTCTTGCACGGATATTCTGGCGACCTTGTATTTTGATATTATGGATGTCAAAGTTGATGAGCCCAAATGGTCCGGTCGTGATCGGTTTGTTCTCAGCGCGGGTCACAAATGTCTGGCACTTTATGGAACCCTGATTGAAAAGGGATTTGAAAAAGCTGATGTCTTGGAAACATACAATCAGTTAGGATCAAAAGTACCCGGTCATCCCGACATGAAGAAATTCAATGGCGTTGATTTTAGCTCTGGTGCATTGGGACACGGTTTGCCAATTGGTGCTGGGATGGCTCTAAATGCAAAACTTAAAGGTGAAAAAAATCGTGTTTTTGTTCTGATGGGGGATGGCGAACAAGGTGAAGGATCTAATTGGGAAGCGGCAATGTTTGCAAGTCATCACGGCCTGGACAACCTAGTTGGTATCATTGATCGAAACGGTCTTCAAATTAATGGCAGTACCCGCGATGTTTTAGACACCCGTGATTTGAGGGAAAAGTATTCTGCATTTGGGTGGTCGGTTAAAGTTATCGATGGCCATAATATTGAGGAGCTTTCAAATACCTTTCAAGCGATCCCTTTTCAAAAAGGGAAGCCAAGTATGGTGATCACAAACACCATTAAAAGTAAAGGGATGCCTTTTGCTGAGGGAAATGTGAAATATCACCATTGGAATCCTGGTAAAAATGCGCAGGAATCAAAAGATGCACTGGACGCGCTTGAACGATATGCAAATGATAAAGGATGGATAAAATGA
- a CDS encoding PH domain-containing protein yields MIDFKASRFIITDKKSTLMIQKSIQAMLNDQEQVVEFYVADRFPFPSEVLFTSKRIIICTYEDPELPIFTFLPYSKFIAFSVKNSNNYDLENELELYNYFVDKISFEFPGNYNLSLIIKLIGNAIG; encoded by the coding sequence ATGATCGACTTTAAAGCTTCACGCTTCATCATTACTGACAAAAAAAGCACTCTCATGATTCAGAAGAGTATCCAAGCTATGCTAAATGATCAGGAACAGGTGGTAGAATTTTATGTAGCGGATCGATTCCCTTTCCCTTCTGAGGTATTGTTTACCTCTAAACGGATTATTATTTGTACCTATGAAGATCCTGAGCTTCCAATTTTCACTTTTCTACCCTACTCAAAGTTTATTGCTTTTTCTGTAAAAAACTCAAATAATTATGATTTGGAAAATGAATTAGAATTATATAATTACTTTGTTGATAAAATTTCCTTCGAATTTCCAGGTAACTACAACTTAAGCCTCATTATTAAATTAATCGGCAATGCAATCGGTTAG
- a CDS encoding 50S ribosomal protein L25, protein MNEKVTIAIEKREKMSGSAGKKLRKIGYIPGAINRKGLESVSVKISKDELVKNIHKYGKNYLFTLDLEGQESYAAMIKEIQHAPIKGEILNVVFQEVSITEPIKFDLNIKIIGREAIELRELNFVQQMDKILVTGLPQDIPDYLEIDVTDLNLNDKICVGDINYPKGIESEIEADKIVLLINEMRLEDTVTEDELEAVQE, encoded by the coding sequence ATGAACGAAAAAGTAACAATTGCAATAGAAAAAAGAGAAAAAATGAGTGGCAGTGCAGGAAAAAAACTAAGGAAAATTGGTTATATTCCCGGTGCGATCAATCGAAAAGGTCTGGAATCCGTTTCAGTAAAAATAAGTAAAGATGAATTAGTAAAAAACATTCATAAATATGGGAAGAATTATTTATTTACGCTTGATCTTGAGGGGCAGGAATCATATGCTGCAATGATAAAAGAAATTCAACATGCGCCAATTAAAGGTGAAATTTTAAATGTTGTTTTTCAGGAGGTATCGATTACCGAACCCATTAAGTTTGATCTTAATATTAAAATAATCGGCAGGGAAGCAATCGAATTAAGAGAACTAAATTTTGTGCAGCAAATGGACAAAATTCTTGTGACAGGATTGCCACAGGATATACCGGATTATCTTGAAATCGATGTAACGGATCTTAATTTAAACGACAAAATCTGTGTTGGCGATATTAATTATCCCAAAGGCATTGAATCAGAAATTGAAGCGGATAAAATTGTATTGCTGATAAATGAAATGCGATTAGAAGATACAGTCACAGAAGATGAGTTAGAAGCTGTGCAGGAATAA